ATTTAATTATAGTAATTAGGTTTATTGACGTTGATATTTTTGtgtttataaataaataaataaacataCGTATATATAACTTCTTTGCCACATTTTATTGTACGTTTCTTCTCAACTGGTAAGGAATACACCACAAATACAAAAGGAAACTACCATTAAGCACAGAAATGTCTTCCAGTAATGATACTGCTCTTGATGCGTACATTGATGATTCTGTAACTTTCGATTCTATGAAATTGGATCCTAGATTATTGCAAGctataaaaagaaatggtTATAAGAACCCCACGTTGATCCAGGCCACTGCTATTCCATTGGCTTTACAAGAAAAAAGAGATATTATTGCTAAAGCATCCACAGGTTCCGGTAAAACATTAGCATATTTGATTCCTGTCATCCAAACAATTTTAGATTATCAACAAAACAAAGGAAATGATGTGGATTCCAACAGTTCCGCAACGTTGGGTATAATTTTGGTTCCTACCAGAGAGCTAGCTCAACAAGTAACCGAAGTTTTAGacaaaatgattttatattgttCAAAAGATATCAGATCTCTAAATATTGCAGGAGATATATCGCCTGCCGTTTTAACGTCATTGTTGCTAGAAAAGCCTGAAATTGTAGTTTCTACTCCAAGTAGATTGTTAGGATTATTGGAGACTAACGTTGATTCGTTGTCTTTAGATGATTTAAAGTTTTTAGTTATTGATGAAGTTGATTTAGTTTTAACATTCGGTTATAAAGAGGatttaacaaaaatttCCCAATTTTTACCAATTAAAAAGAATCTacaaacatttttaatgagTGCTACActaaatgatgatattcAAGAGTTGAAAAAGGATTTCTGTCGTTCGCCTGcaatcattaaattcaatgatgatgaaataaCAAAAGATCAAACAAAactaattcaatattatgtTAAGACATCTGAATTCGATAAATTCTTGTTATGTTATGTTATTTTCAAGTTAGGTTTGATTAAAGGTaaaacattaatatttgttaATAACATTGATAGAGGTTACAGATTAAAGTTAGTTTTGGAACAATTTGGTATAAAAGCATGCATTTTAAACAGTGAACTACCAGCTAACTCCAGACATCACATAGTGGatcaatttaataaaaatgtgtATCGTTTATTGATTGCAACCGACGATACTGAATACATAAAGGAAGAAGATGAACAGGAAGAAATTCAAGTGGATGAAACTAAGAAGGATTCTTCTGAAGAAACTACAGagaataaagaagaagaaccTAATACTTCtgacaataaaaataataagaaaaagaCAATAACTATTCAAAAGGATAAAGAATATGGTGTTTCTCGTGGTGTCGATTTCCAAAATGTTGCATGTGTCTTAAACTTTGATCTGCCAACAACAGCTAAATCTTACGTCCATAGAGTTGGTAGAACTGCTAGGGCTGGCAAATCTGGCACTGCTATTTCATTTGTTGTTCCATTAAAAGAAGTTGGTAAACATAAACCATCAATGAGTCAAACCTCAAAAAGAGATGAAAAGATTCTTTCCCGTATTATGAAGCAACAAGGTAAACTGGGACTGGAATTACAACCATACTCATTTGATAGTAAGCAAGTTGAAGGTTTCCGTTATAGATTGGAGGATGGTTTCCGTGCCGTTACTCAAGTTGCAATCAGAGAAGCAAgaataaaagaattgaaagagGAATTATTAGCTAGTGAAAAGCTAAAGAGACATTTTGAGGAAAATCCAcaagaattgaaaagtCTAAGGCATGATAAAGAACTATATCCTTCTAGAATTCAACAGCATTTAAAAAGAGTTCCGGAGTATTTGTTACCAGAAGCTGCAAGAAAAGGTGACAAAAAGGTAGGATTTGTTCCATTCCATAACCCAAAGAAGAATCGTCATAGAGTTTCTAAAGGTAAAAAGAATAACAAAAGAGGTAGCAAGTCTGACCCATTGAAGAACTTTAAATAGTTACGTAGTGCTAAATACTATTCATAccataaaaattataaaataaatatgtattttttttgttgaattaGAAAGTTAATTATAAAGTTACAATAAGATTTGAAGATCTTATAAATATgcaaagaaatataaagttaaaaaaaagagTTATATGCATTGTGTTGAATCATCTTATTTATAACTCAACTGATAGGAGCTTTCAATACGATTATTACCGAATCACCCCTTAAGAATAGTTTACTTATAAATCTCTCTTTATTGATTACTTTGTCCTTATTCTTTTCGGTCCATAGCTCTTTAACATTCTCTAAAACCATATTACAATGTTTATCGAAAGCTTTTACCCTTGCGATAATCTTGTGGTTATTCCTTAGTGATATTATTACCGGTGTCTTTGCTATCATTGAGTCATTT
The Tetrapisispora phaffii CBS 4417 chromosome 11, complete genome DNA segment above includes these coding regions:
- the DBP9 gene encoding ATP-dependent DNA/RNA helicase (similar to Saccharomyces cerevisiae DBP9 (YLR276C); ancestral locus Anc_6.73), with product MSSSNDTALDAYIDDSVTFDSMKLDPRLLQAIKRNGYKNPTLIQATAIPLALQEKRDIIAKASTGSGKTLAYLIPVIQTILDYQQNKGNDVDSNSSATLGIILVPTRELAQQVTEVLDKMILYCSKDIRSLNIAGDISPAVLTSLLLEKPEIVVSTPSRLLGLLETNVDSLSLDDLKFLVIDEVDLVLTFGYKEDLTKISQFLPIKKNLQTFLMSATLNDDIQELKKDFCRSPAIIKFNDDEITKDQTKLIQYYVKTSEFDKFLLCYVIFKLGLIKGKTLIFVNNIDRGYRLKLVLEQFGIKACILNSELPANSRHHIVDQFNKNVYRLLIATDDTEYIKEEDEQEEIQVDETKKDSSEETTENKEEEPNTSDNKNNKKKTITIQKDKEYGVSRGVDFQNVACVLNFDLPTTAKSYVHRVGRTARAGKSGTAISFVVPLKEVGKHKPSMSQTSKRDEKILSRIMKQQGKLGLELQPYSFDSKQVEGFRYRLEDGFRAVTQVAIREARIKELKEELLASEKLKRHFEENPQELKSLRHDKELYPSRIQQHLKRVPEYLLPEAARKGDKKVGFVPFHNPKKNRHRVSKGKKNNKRGSKSDPLKNFK
- the SMD2 gene encoding mRNA splicing protein SMD2 (similar to Saccharomyces cerevisiae SMD2 (YLR275W); ancestral locus Anc_6.72); its protein translation is MSSLINRPKSELSREELEQLEEFEFKHGPMSLINDSMIAKTPVIISLRNNHKIIARVKAFDKHCNMVLENVKELWTEKNKDKVINKERFISKLFLRGDSVIIVLKAPIS